Below is a genomic region from Fibrobacter sp..
ATTGAAGACTGACATTAGAAACGTTGAGCATGGGCCAAAGATAGTAAAAGATGAGTGCCACGGCAAAACAATATTGTTTTGACATGGCCGAATCGCACTATCTACATTTCGAAGAAATGTCAAGATAGTAAATTAGGATCTAGGATTTAGATTCTAGGGGCTAGAGAGGATTCTTTTTTCAGATGATGTTTTCAACGGTAAGGGATTCGCCTTGCACGCGGAACTTGATTTCGTGTTCGGCGAATTTCAGTCCGTAGATTCGGGAGGGGTCGTCCTGGTAATGGGGGCGTGGGTCCTGCCGCAACAGTTCAATCAGGGCGTGGCGTTTTTCCGCCGGAATTTTCTGGAGCTCGGCATCAGGAATTTCCACCTGTAGCCTGGATTCCGGAGCGGTTGCCGCAAAGCCCCCCAC
It encodes:
- a CDS encoding tRNA (N6-threonylcarbamoyladenosine(37)-N6)-methyltransferase TrmO, translating into VGGFAATAPESRLQVEIPDAELQKIPAEKRHALIELLRQDPRPHYQDDPSRIYGLKFAEHEIKFRVQGESLTVENII